A DNA window from Pungitius pungitius chromosome 1, fPunPun2.1, whole genome shotgun sequence contains the following coding sequences:
- the rps21 gene encoding small ribosomal subunit protein eS21 isoform X1 — protein sequence MQNDAGEFVDLYIPRKCSASNRIIGAKDHASIQMNIAEVDKVTGRFNGQFKTYAICGAIRRMGESDDSILRLAKNDSVVAK from the exons ATGCAGAACGACGCTGGTGAATTTGTGGACCTTTACATCCCACGTAAATG CTCTGCTAGCAACAGAATCATTGGGGCCAAGGACCATGCCTCCATCCAGATGAACATCGCTGAA GTTGACAAGGTGACTGGTCGCTTCAATGGTCAGTTCAAGACCTACGCCATCTGTGGCGCCATCCGCAGAATG GGAGAGTCTGACGACTCCATCCTGAGGCTGGCAAAGAATGACTCTGTTGTCGCAAAGTAA
- the rps21 gene encoding small ribosomal subunit protein eS21 isoform X2 encodes MQNDAGEFVDLYIPRKCSASNRIIGAKDHASIQMNIAEVDKVTGRFNGQFKTYAICGAIRRMGESDDSILRLAKNDSVVAKNL; translated from the exons ATGCAGAACGACGCTGGTGAATTTGTGGACCTTTACATCCCACGTAAATG CTCTGCTAGCAACAGAATCATTGGGGCCAAGGACCATGCCTCCATCCAGATGAACATCGCTGAA GTTGACAAGGTGACTGGTCGCTTCAATGGTCAGTTCAAGACCTACGCCATCTGTGGCGCCATCCGCAGAATG GGAGAGTCTGACGACTCCATCCTGAGGCTGGCAAAGAATGACTCTGTTGTCGCAAA GAACCTCTAA
- the LOC119222816 gene encoding tubulin alpha-1B chain-like, with translation MRECISVHVGQAGVQIGNACWELYCLEHGIQSDGQMPSVQSTGGGDSSFNTFFSETGAGKHVPRAVFVDLEPTVIDQVRSGTYRQLFHPEQLITGKEDAANNYARGHYTVGKELIELVLDRIRRLSEQCTGLQGFLVFHSFGGGTGSGFTSLLMERLSVDYGKKSKLEFSVYPAPQVSTAVVEPYNAILTTHTTLEHTDCAFMVDNEALFDICRRNLDIERPSYTNLNRLISQIVSSITASLRFDGALNVDLTEFQTNLVPYPRIHFPLATYAPVISAEKAYHEQLTVAEITNSCFEPANQLVKCNPRRGKYMACCLLFRGDVVPKDVNAAIATIKTKRSIQFVDWCPTGFKVGINYQPPTLVPGGDLAKVQRAVCMLSNTTAIAEAWARLDHKFDLMYAKRAFVHWYVGEGMEEGEFSEAREDMAALEKDYEEVGMDSAEEEDEDDGEF, from the exons ATG CGTGAGTGCATCTCTGTGCACGTCGGTCAGGCCGGGGTCCAGATTGGAAACGCCTGCTGGGAGCTTTACTGCCTGGAACACGGCATCCAATCGGACGGACAGATGCCCAGCGTCCAGAGCACCGGGGGCGGGGACAGTTCCTTCAATACCTTCTTCAGTGAGACTGGAGCTGGAAAGCACGTCCCGAGAGCTGTTTTTGTAGACTTGGAGCCCACTGTGATTG ATCAGGTGCGCAGTGGGACCTACCGCCAGCTGTTCCACCCTGAGCAGCTGATCACTGGCAAGGAGGACGCTGCCAACAACTACGCCCGCGGACACTACACCGTCGGCAAAGAGCTCATTGAACTGGTGCTCGACAGGATCCGCAGGCTG TCCGAACAGTGCACCGGCCTTCAGGGCTTCCTGGTGTTCCACAGCTTCGGCGGCGGCACCGGCTCCGGCTTCACCTCCCTGCTGATGGAGCGGCTGTCTGTCGACTACGGCAAGAAGTCCAAGCTGGAGTTCTCAGTCTACCCGGCCCCCCAGGTGTCCACCGCCGTGGTGGAGCCGTACAACGCCATCCTGACCACGCACACCACCCTGGAGCACACGGACTGCGCCTTCATGGTCGACAACGAGGCCCTCTTTGACATCTGTCGTAGGAACCTCGACATCGAGCGCCCCTCTTACACCAACCTCAACCGGTTGATCAGTCAGATCGTGTCCTCCATCACCGCCTCGCTTCGATTCGACGGCGCCCTCAATGTAGACCTGACAGAGTTCCAGACCAACCTGGTGCCCTATCCCCGCATCCACTTCCCCCTGGCCACCTACGCCCCCGTCATCTCTGCGGAGAAGGCCTACCACGAGCAGCTAACGGTGGCCGAAATCACCAACTCCTGCTTTGAGCCGGCCAATCAGCTGGTGAAGTGCAACCCCCGGCGCGGCAAATACATGGCCTGCTGCCTCCTGTTCCGCGGCGACGTGGTGCCCAAAGACGTGAACGCGGCCATCGCCACCATCAAAACCAAGCGCTCCATCCAGTTCGTGGACTGGTGCCCCACTGGCTTCAAGGTGGGCATCAACTACCAGCCTCCCACACTGGTTCCCGGGGGAGACCTGGCCAAGGTGCAGAGGGCCGTGTGCATGCTGAGCAACACCACCGCCATCGCTGAGGCCTGGGCTCGGCTCGACCACAAGTTCGACCTGATGTACGCCAAGAGGGCCTTCGTGCACTGGTACGTGGgagaggggatggaggagggggagttcTCCGAGGCCAGAGAGGACATGGCAGCCCTGGAGAAGGATTACGAGGAGGTTGGCATGGAtagtgcagaggaggaagatgaggatgatgggGAGTTTTAA